The stretch of DNA CGACCTGACCGTTCCGCGCGGCGTCCTCATTCCCTCGACACCGAAGCACGAGCGTGCAGTCAGCGGCATCATCAAAACGAGCGTAATCAACACATTCAAGATTGCAGTTCTGTATGTCGGACCCGGTCAGACGAACGAAACGGAGATTCTCGGTAACGTCGACGGCTCGCCGCTCTTCCTCGATTTCCTAGCGGGCTTGGGCCGCATCATCCGTCTTAAGGGCCAGGTAGACGTGTTCACGGGTGGCATGGACCGCGAGAACGACACGGACGGCCTATACGCTTACGCGTGGTGGGATGACCTGGCACAGATGATCTTCCATGCCCCGACGCTCATGCCCAACTTTTCCCATTTCCCCGAGTACACAAACAAGAAGCGGCTGGTGGGTAACGACTACGTCAAGATCATCTACAACGAGAGCGGTGTCGACTTTGCCTTTGATACGATCAGGACGAGCTTCAACTTTGTCAACATTGTCATCAGTCCGTATgcgacgcgcgacgccgccgacgccggctccctcctctcggcATCTACCTCAGCTCCCGCACCACAGGAATACGgcccgccgcgcgacgagtggggcggcgacagcgaggacTTCTTCAAAGTCGTCCTCCAGGTCCGGCCTGGCATCCCCGACTTTTCACCAGTTGGGGAGTACAAGCTCGTATCCCGGCGCAATTTGcccatcctcgtccgccaGATCGCGCACCAGGGCAACTCGATGGCCCTGCGCTTCCAGCATGTGCAGGGAGCGGTCGATTCCGAGTCGGCAGAGTACATCACTGACTGGCGCACGCGGTGGCGGTCGATGCAGCGACTTCGGAACATGTGAGTTGCGAGCGTGGTGCAGGGATTGAGAGGAGAAAGGACAtcgctgaccccaggctGCCCAAAGAAGCACCGCCCAAGGACTCAcaggaggccgaggagctgctcCGAGAGTACGTTCTCAGCTGCCGCAGTTGGaccaagctgacatcagttTCTCGCGCAACTTCACGCCTGTggtggtcgacgagacATAGAAGAACCCAAAATGTGGAGTAATGCCATAATGCCATGCACAGGAATGCTTGCATAGTCTACAGTGTGTGTGTTGTCAACGGGAGGTCACCAAGTGCGCTCCATATCTAGTCTGGTTGTCTATCATCCGTCTCTCTCTGCTTCCCTCCCTGCGTCCCTCCCTCCATCAGCCAACCTGGGCTCTCCACTGCTCCAACCTCACTTCCCTTCACTAAGCACTCCTCACGCCGCGGCCGCACGTGCCTCCCGGATccgcagctcgcgcagcaggTCTGCGGCCGAATCGCGTTCTGGGAGGTTTGACGCGGCGACCTTCTCAAAGTACTGCGCTGCAAgcgcccactcgccaccctcgccgctctcccactcggcgacggccaAATAGCTAGGGGCCAGCGCAGCGAGCGGGGCCTCTTCTCTGATGCCCAGGGCGAGGATCTTCTTATGGCActcgacggccttggcgggctcgccctcggtcGTATTAAGCAcagcgagcttggccaGAATGTCGGGTGTCTGCTTGTGGTCGGCGCCTAACAGAGCGCGCGTGTGCGCGCTGATAGCGTCGGGGATACGTCCGAGGTGCTCGTACACTGTCGCAAGGGCTGTCCACATCCTGCAGTCGTACGGACGCAGGGTAGTGGCCTGGTTATAGTACTCGACTGCGTAATGGGCCatgtcgagcagctcgtaTGCCTGCCCGAGGCCATACCACGCGCGGTAGTCTTTGGCGTTGACGTCGATCGCCTTGCGGTACGCTTCGATGGCCGCGTGTGtgttcttgagctcgacgaATTCGTGTCCCATCAAGGTCCACGCGGGTAGATAGTCGCGGTTGAACATGAGCGCACGCTTGAAGTACTGAATTGCGCGCGTGTGGTCCCCGCGCGACGAGTAGTAGTTCCCAATGAGGGTACACACCTCTGGTCGGTTAcggtcgatctcggcgtACTGGTGCGCCAGCTTGGCCAACTTGGTCTTCTTGTTCACAACATACAGCATGTTGCTGTATATGtcaacctcctccatgCGGAAGGGATCGACCTCCTGTACGTGGTCGAACTGGATCTCGGCTTGCGAAAAGTCTTCCGTCAGCCCGGCTAAAGCTAAACCCACCCCGCATGTGGTAGTACACCATGCCCTtctgggcgaggaggtgcacACTGCCTGGGAacgtctcgaggaggtcggtGATCATCGTCATCACCAGATCCGTGGCGGtgtggaggtcgagcatgACGTTAATAGCGAAGAAAGTACGCATCACGCCTGGTGGGAGCCgctccttgatctcgatAAACTGAGATTAACTCGCGAAAACCATTAAACAGCATACCTTGTCTGCCGAGTCAATGAGTTGAGCGAGCTGCGTCCAGGCGCTCCAGTTATACGGCCGGCCCTTGACGCTTTCCACGAAACACTCGACGGCTGCCTCGCGCTGTTCCAGCCGCAAGTGAAGCAATCCTCGCAAATAGAGGAGGTACGGGTCGGTATCGTCCTCGAGTTCGCCCAGCAGCTTGTTGAGCGGCGGGAAGAGGGCGTGCCGTTCCTGCTTCGTGTCCAGAAAGTGCCCGAGGCTCTCCTGCGCTTTCCTGTCCGCGCTGAGGTATGCAGAATAGGTGCGAAGGAAGCGAGCACGCGGTGATTGGGCGCCTTCGAgggtggcgacgacgcggtcATGCTCCTTGATGTCGTAGTAGgtcttggcgagctcgaacCTGTCTTCGTCCAggacgtcctcctccgttTCGATGTGCAGCGACACGTCACTCTCAAAACTCATCTCAGTCATTATCGACTGTCGTCCCCTCGGCAGGCCAGCCTGCTGCGCCGGAGGGGAGAAAGGAAGGTACGCGCGCATGCGCACCTCTTTTGGCAGCGCGGCCAGCAGCTCGCATGCCCTGTTGTCAGTTGTGAGGGAGGAAGTGTAACTCACCACTTGGACGCGACTAGCAGCCCAcggtccttgagctcccGAATGGTCGTGCGCAACTCGTGCGCGATCTGCGCCTTCTCATCTAGTGCCAATGGCGCCATGCTGGATGAATGTGAATGGTGGGATGGTgattgttgttgttgttgacgtTAGTTACGCGATGCCACACGCGGCGGTACCAAAATTCCCCGTCCTCGATTCGCCACCCAACGAGACGAGACCCATCCTCCTTGAACTCTTACTCGTCTCATCCAACTCCACTCCATCATCCACAAACCGCCGAGTACAGTAATCTCCCCGAGTGATTGATTCTCACCATGTCGACAGGAAAGCGTGGCAATTGGCGCGATGCGTatctcgaccgcgagcggGATCGAAGCAGGGACGGGCGCGGACAtcgcgacgaccgcgaTCGGTATGCACGCGACTACGACCGACCCCACGACGACCGGCGTGACTGGAGGCATGGCGACAAGCGCCGGCGCGACGATgctgaggagggcgagtacgTCTCTTCACCTTGGAGAGCTGACATAAGGATAACCTCCCCCCGCAGAAGTGCCAGCCCCATCCGTCCTAGTATGCGCGAGAGCACACGCCGTGCTGAAACTACATCTCCCCGTCGAGACTTCCGCTCGCCCCGTGCTGATTTTGAGCGCTACCGCGAGCCAGAGAGACACCGCAGCTTCAGTCgtgaccgcgaccgcgaccacGGCCACCGCGAACCGGAACGGCGTGCGCCGTCACCAAAGAAGGTGAGGTTGGCTGAGCCAAGGCCTGAACCCGAGCCGGAACTGCTTgcagaggatgaggaagagaaCCCCGAGAAGAAGCTTGCGGAGAAGCGCCGAAGGCGGGAGGCGATCATGGCCAAGTTCCGGGCAGGCGAGGTTGCCAAGCCACCCCTCAGTGCTGTCACCAGTGCCGCAGGGTCACCTAACTCTGCCACGCAGCCTCTTCCGTCTGGAATTGAGAGCGTCACGAGCAACGGGATTAACAGCCAGTCGGGTAAGTCGGCTAGCCTTCGTCCCGTAAAGCTGACGACTGGCGCTACCCCTCTCCTCAAGGCGCTTGGTACACGTTCGGTCACCGGCGCACCGATCAGCGTTTCTgcgcctggcgtcagcggAGCAGCCACGCCGCTTGGCTCGGAACCatccctcccctccacaCCTTTGGGGAAGGACTTTGATCTCGAGAAGCATGGTGAGAAGCACGGTGCCGAGGCTGGCGAAGGCGTCTCTGCTGCTGAGTATGACGACGCAAGAGATAAGGCGGAGCGcggtgcgcgcgtcgacccAGCCAACAAGCCACCACCAGCCGAagacgagtgggaggaggtcgagattgaggtggacgacgaggacgacgacatggacatGTTCGCGGCTTttggtgacgaggagcccgtcaagaagaagcgcaagatCAAAGTGCGCCGGCGTAAGGACGGCACAACAATCCAAGCGCCGGCTGTGcaggccgcgctcgaggtggtCGACAATGTAGACGACACCGAAGGCTACTACCGCATCACGCCGGGTGAGATCCTTGACGACGGGCGGTACCAGGTCACGGTGACGCTGGGGAAGGGCATGTTCTCGGCggtcgtcaaggccaaggtccTTAAGGCTGTGGGCGGTGAGCGCCCGGCggacgtcgtcggccgcgaggtTGCGATCAAGCTCATGCGTTCGCAAGAGAGCATGTATGTCGCTGGGCGAAAGGAGGCGCAGATCCTCAAGCTGCTCAACGACGCCGACCCGGAGGACAAGAAGCACATTGTGCGGATGGAGCGCACGTTCGAGCACAAGGGCCATTTAGCGATCGTCACCGAGAGCCTGAGCATGAACCTCCGCGACGTCATTAAGCGATTTGGCAAGGACGTGGGTCTCAACATGCGCGCGGTGCGTGCATACGCGCACCAGATGCTGCTCGCGCTGAGTCTCATGCGCAAATGCTCGATCGTCCATGCCGATATCAAGCCGGACAATGTGCTCGTGAGCGAGAACAAGGCTGTGCTCAAGGTCTGCGACCTGGGTacggccgccgaggtctCAGACGGCGAGATCACGCCCTATTTAGTGTCTCGATTCTACCGTGCTCCAGAGatcatcctcggccttccTTACGACACCGCCATCGACATCTGGGCGATCGGGTGCACGCTCTTCGAGTTGTACACGGGCAAGATCCTCTTCCCAGGCCGGAGTAACAACCACATGCTCCTCCTGCAGCAAGAAACGAAAGGCAAGCTACCCCACCGGATGATCAAGAaggcccagctcggcgcgatGCACTTTGACGAGAACAACAACTTCCTCTCGGCCGAGACGGACCGCATCACTGGCGCCGACGTTGTCAAGACGGTTGTCATCTCCAAGGCGACGCGTGACCTCCGCTCCCGCCTcatgccgagctcgagcgtaCAGGCCAAGatgggcgtcgacgagctcaagcagcTGCAGCAGTTTGTCGACCTGCTCGACAAATGTCTCATGCTCGACCCGGTACGGCGTATTTCGCCACGCGAGGCGCTGCTCCATCCCTTTGTGACGGGTCAGCATGCGCATGCGTGAGGGGCGCGTCAGCCGCATGCGAACGCGTCCAGGTGTGTGGGGTGGGTCGAAGAGGAGGCATGACTGTTAGTCATGTGATAGCTTGGAGATGTAAACATTGGTTTAATGGCACGCTCTGTACGATGGAGTTATCGACACGTCCCTGTACTaagaagaggatgagagtTGACCTCGACCCGTGAGGAACAGCATTGTGCAATAGAAGCCTTCCTACAGGCATTCTAGAGCCTTTAATCAGTTCTGCGGCCTATGAACAACAGTTGCTCCTTGCGCGCTCTCACAACCCAAGCTCTACAACTCACAACCACAGAGACAACGCCTCTATAGGCTGAACGCAACACTCCGCCGCCCACTTCGAGACTTTAGGCAAGGCCAATGCGATGTATAGCTAATGTACAATGGGCGCATATGTACATATTGGTGTCGTCCAGTTGGGCACGTGTGTACAGGTTGGAGGCGCAGTGAATCTGACGTGAGCGCGGATCCAGCTAATACGTCGTTAGTTGCTGGACTCACCAAGCGAGCGCGCTAACTGCAGACCGAGTAGGCACCGGCACTTCCTTGGCCTCTTGTTCGAGTGCTTCGAGGACCTTGGCCTGTACGACGGGGCTTGCGACGGCCTCCCTAACAGCCTGAGCGAGGGTGAAGACATGTGGATCCTCGAGCCCCATGTCACGCAAATGCGTAGCGAGGTTGATGACATAATCAGCGTTCCTCCCACTCTCTCCCTCGGCGCTGGCAATCTGTCGAACCATGCGCGGAAGAGCGTCAGGGCCGAGATAATGCTCGTTATCGGGGGCTGCAATGTAGGTGATACTCTCGATGGCTGGGCCCATGTTGTGGAGGGGGTTTGCGCagacggacgaggcgcggtGGAATGGCACTGAGATGCGGATGTagccgccgcgctcgcggtggTCGAGGTACGCCATGACCTCGTCTACGCGGTCGTGAGGGACACGGTACGCAAAGCCCCAGCACACCTCGCCGGGTTCTGGGACGAGTGTCACGACCCGTCCGAGAGATGTGGGAGTTCCGCGGTGGTCGGGCGATCCTTGCCAGAAGCGACGGGTATGGTTTGCCACGAAGGCGAGGGTGCGCTCGGCGTAGGGGAAGTCAGGGCGCCAGATTATGGAGCCGTAGCCGAAGATCCAGGTCATTGTGGGGGTTGGGATTGGGGATtgggtgatgaggaggggtgGGTTAGAGAGGAAGTGTGGGTGGCGAAGGGAGTGATGCCAAGTAGAGAGTCGAACAAGCCTAGATGGAGATGGATCTGTGCTGGGGCCGAATGTTTTATATCGACGTGTTGCGTGTCGCGGGTGGCGCAATGGCGTTACGCTGAACGCGTCGATCACAGCTCACGGGGTCACGAGGTCACGGGACGCGATTGCTGTGAATCCGAATCGGGAGGTTGTTTGTTGTTTTGGGGATgcgggaggagatgggagatgcAAGGATGCGATGCAAGAATGCGAGATGAAGATGTTGAGATGTTCAAATGTAAGAGTCAAAGTTCTCTGAGAGTGAGGGAGAAtcgttgggtggcgagtcAACGCTGATTAAGATTCAGGGCGGAGAAAGTGCGGCGCTTGGCCAGGTCCGAGGGTCCCGAAGGGTCGGAGGCTCAGAGGCTCCGAGTCTAcgtccgaggccgagaggcGATTCCGAAGGTAGTCACTCAGATCCCAAGACTGCCAGGGAGTTGAGAATGTCAACGAGCGAGTGGGTGCTTTATGTGCTTGTATGTAGGGATTGAGGTACCCAACAAGTCGAGCTGGTAGCGTGCTTGGTCGTCAACTGTGGAGCTCGTTGCGCACTGCAGATGGCGCAATCGGCCATCTCTCGTCACCTGTCACCTGCCCCGCCAAACCTGCCCCGCCACATGAACAAGTACACCTTTCTTCAATATACAAACATGCAATCCGTATGTCGCAATATACTCCCACTCCGGTGCttatcctcgtcgtccgtcTCTCCTTAGATTCATTCCCGCTCAAATGCTAGACCCACAGGTGCTCCGCAGTGGTAATCACaatcgcgcgcgcctcccaCGCGTCCGTCGCGTGCACCGGCGGCACGAGCCGAGATGATGGCAGACCAGTGCGCCGCTTAACCCACCCCGCGGCGACAAGTGCTTGGAGCACGTCCGACAACTCCATCCGGTCCAGTACCGtggcgaggcgctggcgaaGGTCGTGTTCAGTTAGGCCAGGACGCACGATTAGCTGGCCGAGCACAGCCTTCATGCAACGGTCCCACTCAAGCGGGATAACGTCGCCCCAGATGTCGACCCAGCGACGCGCAACGCACTCGACGCGTGGACACTGGTCGGGCCCGAAGAATTTGTCGCCCGGCTTGATGCGCGTCGTCCACCCGCCCCAGAACTCGCGCGCAACCACGTGCGCGTTGTCATATCCTGCCCAGAAGATACGCGGGTTGTCCTCAGCAGCCAGTGCGGCAAAGGCGCCGTCGATCTGGCTGACCGAAAGGCCcgtctcgagcttgagcccGCCGGCCGTGATTCCGTCGGCGCTGGCAGCGACGATGGCGTCCATAACGCGCTGGACATGCTCCTGAGGGCCCGGCTTCACCAACCAAGGCGTCAACGGCGGGATTTCGAGAGGCGCCGGGGGAGACGGGAACCGTACAGCGTCCATCGACCCTCCGATCCGCTTAACGCGCATGTCCCACTCGAACGAGGCGTcggctgatgtcagctcaaTCGGACATCTTCAGCTCACTCAGTGAACGCGTGTTGTATGCCAGCCGTTCCATGCCCAGAGCTggcacctcgtccgcgtTGATGTCGATATCgagctggcgtcagctggATTCAGAAAAGGAAGCTCACCTCGTGGTTCGACACCATCTGCATGAACGTGGCCAGGTCGCCCGGGTGGCCCACCAAGGGCCACGtcatctcgccctcctcgagccTGGCCTGCATGCCACGGACCTGGCTCGGCACCTCGGGCGGCACAAAGCCCTCGGCTGTGTACAGCCAGCCGTTCGCGTACCCATACATGCGACCGGGCGTCTTCATCGAGTTGATGTTCTTGTTGAGCATGCCCTCGTTGACGAGGGCTGCGATCTGGGGCTCGTATTCGTCCTTGTAGTAGTTGCTCAGCAGCTGTGACGCAGCCTGCATATTGTACACAGCGTTAGGCGTGGACACGACCATCTGCGTGAGTTAGCTCCACAACACGTTGGATAACTCACCTTTATCGCGGCGCGGATGATTGAGGTCGTGCGGTCCACGGCCGAGTCAGGCTGCTGGCATGCGCgcggctcctcctcaaccacaCTCGCGAGGCTGATGTTGTGTAActtgctctcctcgctACCAGGTATATCGAGGATCTGGTCGAACGACGTGTTTGTCGCCTTGAGGTACTCCCACTCGTAGCTCTTGATGAGCTCCTTGGAGTCGCTGGGAAGCTCGGGTGCCTTGCCTTTGCCAGGTGGTGGAGCGGAAGACACCGGTAAACGTAGTAGCGCCTTGTTGATCTTGGTGCGCACAAAGTCGACATAGAGCTTCAGGTTGAAGTGGGTGATACTGCCGGGGTTGGGGTCCGGAAGAACGTCGCTGCCTTTGAACTCGTCAAGGATGTTGGCCACGGCATCCTCGAGCCGCTGGTAGTACGCCGCCTTGCCAGGAGGCTCGAGCAgcttcttgaccttggcgcGGAGAACCTGATCACCGATCATCGGGAAGATCTCCTTCATTGCTGCACGACCGCGCTGCTGAGTGCCAcgggcgcgagcgcgaaTGACGGCTTCACAGTCAAGGatgagctcctcctcttcctttGTCCAGTGATGGCGGTATCGTCggcccttctccttctcaacCTTGGGCAAGACCATCGGCTTGTAgtccttgggcttgggcggCCGCCCGCGACTCCGGCTAGGCTTGATGTGGTTGGTGCTGGCGCGAGTGAGACCGGGGTTGCGTCGAGGTGGAAGCTGGAAGCCGTTCTTGACGCGCACAAAGGATTCCATGATCGTAACGAGCTCTTGGTCACTGGTGATTTCACCAAGACGAGTCATCGGACGGTTACGAACAATGTagtcgaggagctcctgGGTGACTTCGACGCCAACCTTGGCGGCAGCAGACTGCACACGCTGCTCATACACctggcgggcggcgcggatgCGGTTCGCAAGTTCCTCGCGAATAGCGGCCTTCTCGATGTTGCGCTCCGAGCGCGTGTAGGTAGTTGTGGCCCGCGGGGTAGCCGGCCGGATCGGCCTCTCACCTGCCGCCATCAGTCGACCCCGACGCGCCAGGTAGGTCTCAACGTCCGAAGGCGTGATAGCCAGGTCGTACGCCAGTTTAGCCACCTCTTCCTTCGTCTTGACAGTACGAACACCGCGGTTGTCGATAGTCGCGTTGAGAGCCCGGCGCTGCCCGTCAAGaagcttgagctcgtccttcCACCTCCGCTTGGACAACAGTGCAGCACTCAGATTGACGGTCATGTCGAGGACACCGGTGACGACGGGTGCAAAAGGGAATGCAGGTACGTCGATACGAGTAAGGTGTGGCGTGTTAGCCTGGTGCGCGGCGTCCTTGATCATTCCCCACAGCTTCTCAGCTtgctcctcgtcgtgtGCAGGCATGAAGCCGAGAAGAGGAAGCGAAGCGTTCGCGACGTGGTACACTGGTGCGACATCGTGGAGGATGAAGTATGGTGCGGCAGTGGCGTCAGGTGCGCGCTCGTACGTTCGAGGGTGGTCCCCAttgacctcgtccagcCGAACAGTGGCCACTCCCTCGTCACAAGGCTGTAGAGGCGTGAGGATCTGGAGGAACGACAGCATCGAGAATAACGTGCGAACGCTGTTGACCTTGGCGTTGTGCCACGACCGCCCGCTCATATTGGCGCGCTCAGCGATGTCCTGAGGTAAGTCCTTGAGTCTAATGTCGAGGTTCCCAGGCACTTGGGTCCACTGATACAACTCCTCATCCCACTTCTCGACGCGCACGATCCGGAGCCAGTCGCGTATGTGCAGCTCCTCGAACACGAGGGGCATGGCGAAAAGTCGTGGCGTCATGGACACTAAACTTGGCGCGTCCACATGGGCCGCCTCGGAGGAGAGAACCTTGAGGATGGCCTTGTGGAGCGCTTTGGTGCGGAGGTTGCGGCCGGTGAGGTAGCCGTACAAGTGTGCGCCCATTCCAGGTTCGCTGAGGAACGCCTCACGCTGAGTAAGGGGAGCCTTGCTCGGAGACTCGgtcttgtcgtcgaggtcggccgcCGAGAGGATGCTCGCGCGGCTCGGCTTCTTGTACATAGAGTACTGTAAGGCGACTCTGGACCTCGCAACTGGCTGAGGCGTCGACGGCTGCGAGCCAACAGTGTTCGCGAGCGAGTGGATGTAGGTGCTGACCGCAACCTCTGGCGTGCCGTCCGCAAACACGATCGTCTGTTTGACCCAGCGGCCGGTCGTGGTGGGCATGTTGGTGATACGCTCCTTAATGCGGCCGTCGTTAACCAAGATGCCGAGCACGCGCTTGAAGACCTTGCGGTCCATACCTGCAGGAACGACGGGAGCGAAAGGGTGGTCGGTGCCGGCCCACTTGTTGACCCAGTCCTTGTGCTCGTGATACAGTTTGTTGTCGGTCATGACGCCACCGCTGTCGATGAGACACTGGAGGAGCTCTTGTATCCTGCGCAGGGTGGCGACGTCAACACGGGTAAGGCGGCCCACTGGCTGCGGTTTCCTCTCGTGCTCATCAACCGCCACGAGGTCTGGCGTTGCTTCGATGCGGGCAGCAGGGGTAGCAatgtcgacgccggcaGGCGCAGCAGGGTTCAACGGTCCAGTCGGAGTAGCCTGGGCCTCTGTTAGTTCGGGACCCTCTCCGTCGGGAGCTGGTGTTATTGCGGCTGGAAGCTCTGCCGTTTCGGCAGCAAACGCAGCGCCTTGAGGGCCAGCAAATGCAGGCGCCGGCTCCTGGCCAGACAGTGCGTCAACGTCTATAGCATTGGGTGGTGTTGCAGCGGCAGCTCTGCTGGCCCGAGTAGAGCGTCTGGGCCCCTTGGCAGTCTCGGCCTCAACAGCCACGCTCTTATCAGCAGCATGAATGAGAGCCTTCTtgccgcggcgcggcttgggtggcgacTTCGCCTGAGGAGCGGGGACAGCTGCTTGAGAGACGGTGACGTCGATCGTAACGGCAGTGGACACTGCCGTCTGGTCCGAAGCGCTGGGTACTTCGATAGTTTCGGTCGGGCCTGTTGCTATTCCAGCGGGTTCGGAGGCCATCGCGACGTCAAGCAAGGCCCCAGCGACAGCCGCG from Cutaneotrichosporon cavernicola HIS019 DNA, chromosome: 7b encodes:
- a CDS encoding uncharacterized protein (nuclear export signal receptor activity) gives rise to the protein MRIHELLEAVIDYVVVEGVLGADPLVVQKHLVTLDPKVDDAYFAHLWPHIASHKLVQVVVAEHALTDPNPFPTPEGTDLLTFLGEDDGADPPVKTADLRALTERYPDRVRMRCVDDEVYYRLTGSRQRIPRITPMIFTYLQLSARSREKGISALELGPLTQTNQKSVFHYIRVLVQLGLCAKIPASLHGANTSILVFRKFLDQNPNYRAHMRKSSQEPEVKEEHKEEDGEDAAVPEEDGEVENLGFNFAPFSEMELGAGHIPRERLIRVLDHPGLKNHLLGNHHLLQVLGWPTQGYKNRHRRQLQRHIALMVDEGIVEYVDIGNALRACLRLTKFNPDYVPPAKVEEIQVIEEVPMIATEYAESFHFHGGAIATASLESQVINSIHRSGPQGRTLQDLYVSLSGIFRRTLEHIINRIDLVFLAPHLKHKAIRCVIESVQRERRLRLFSIDNYVRHMAHLGIVVTPPPIPPAAGHWADVSFRKFIENGTQLNKAIETLSAGIIPVGSAYSGGAGRKRGPRKSATVSESPAPALGKRKPRASTRSRAAAAEDDEEAAPEQEGESERAASPAPVPKKKQKREAPPRQPKYDNDVQERGRPRKYVYVVNEDGTRNRMILGDLKLTPALPPLLIYVKEAGVLCLPPKGYSGVGEPPTLTEEAIAAGLSPEHYGPAKRGKGKAKPKGKAPPKGKKRKAGEGEDEGEDEGEEGEVLAEGIPAEDETGPSKRPRRKAAMRKSLAELPPDFEPEEGAEIDELIAEQDAIDPDAMEIAVGLVREPKSVHVGVGPSAEADAAVAGALLDVAMASEPAGIATGPTETIEVPSASDQTAVSTAVTIDVTVSQAAVPAPQAKSPPKPRRGKKALIHAADKSVAVEAETAKGPRRSTRASRAAAATPPNAIDVDALSGQEPAPAFAGPQGAAFAAETAELPAAITPAPDGEGPELTEAQATPTGPLNPAAPAGVDIATPAARIEATPDLVAVDEHERKPQPVGRLTRVDVATLRRIQELLQCLIDSGGVMTDNKLYHEHKDWVNKWAGTDHPFAPVVPAGMDRKVFKRVLGILVNDGRIKERITNMPTTTGRWVKQTIVFADGTPEVAVSTYIHSLANTVGSQPSTPQPVARSRVALQYSMYKKPSRASILSAADLDDKTESPSKAPLTQREAFLSEPGMGAHLYGYLTGRNLRTKALHKAILKVLSSEAAHVDAPSLVSMTPRLFAMPLVFEELHIRDWLRIVRVEKWDEELYQWTQVPGNLDIRLKDLPQDIAERANMSGRSWHNAKVNSVRTLFSMLSFLQILTPLQPCDEGVATVRLDEVNGDHPRTYERAPDATAAPYFILHDVAPVYHVANASLPLLGFMPAHDEEQAEKLWGMIKDAAHQANTPHLTRIDVPAFPFAPVVTGVLDMTVNLSAALLSKRRWKDELKLLDGQRRALNATIDNRGVRTVKTKEEVAKLAYDLAITPSDVETYLARRGRLMAAGERPIRPATPRATTTYTRSERNIEKAAIREELANRIRAARQVYEQRVQSAAAKVGVEVTQELLDYIVRNRPMTRLGEITSDQELVTIMESFVRVKNGFQLPPRRNPGLTRASTNHIKPSRSRGRPPKPKDYKPMVLPKVEKEKGRRYRHHWTKEEEELILDCEAVIRARARGTQQRGRAAMKEIFPMIGDQVLRAKVKKLLEPPGKAAYYQRLEDAVANILDEFKGSDVLPDPNPGSITHFNLKLYVDFVRTKINKALLRLPVSSAPPPGKGKAPELPSDSKELIKSYEWEYLKATNTSFDQILDIPGSEESKLHNISLASVVEEEPRACQQPDSAVDRTTSIIRAAIKMVVSTPNAVYNMQAASQLLSNYYKDEYEPQIAALVNEGMLNKNINSMKTPGRMYGYANGWLYTAEGFVPPEVPSQVRGMQARLEEGEMTWPLVGHPGDLATFMQMVSNHELDIDINADEVPALGMERLAYNTRSLTDASFEWDMRVKRIGGSMDAVRFPSPPAPLEIPPLTPWLVKPGPQEHVQRVMDAIVAASADGITAGGLKLETGLSVSQIDGAFAALAAEDNPRIFWAGYDNAHVVAREFWGGWTTRIKPGDKFFGPDQCPRVECVARRWVDIWGDVIPLEWDRCMKAVLGQLIVRPGLTEHDLRQRLATVLDRMELSDVLQALVAAGWVKRRTGLPSSRLVPPVHATDAWEARAIVITTAEHLWV